The genomic segment AAATTCTCGTGTTGCTGTGGTGCAGATATCTTTTGCTCCAAGATTTCCGTAAAGATGGTTCTTAGGATTGCCATCAAAGAATCCCAATCTCATCATTGTTGCGAAATTGTTTGAGACAGCTCTACTAATCACCGTTTCATTTACCAGTCCACGGTCTACTGCACCTTGAGTAAAATTTGTCAAGGAACTTCCACAGTTGAGATCCAATCCTGCATCAAGAAAGTGGTTTTCATATCCCCCTCGTTACATAGCTAAGGTGTTCACCAGATGAAACACAGGGTTGGGTTGAGTACAGGCAGCCAGCAAGGAAAAATGCAACAGGCAGATCCAATTGGTACAGTGGCAGCTATATAGATTAAAATATAGACAATCGAGCCGGCAGCCATGGATGTGGACGAGTGAGGACACAGTTAGTTGCCTTCTCAACACTTCTTCCTGAAGCCAACAAATGGGATTTTCGTAGATGTTGCTCATACAAAAATAATCATACCTGCATTCAAAGCCAAAGCAGCAGTCTCCTCTGGTGTTTTCCGAAACCTTTGTGCATTGAACATCTCATGTATAGAATCACAATCTGTGACAATGTACCTGCAGCAACCAAAAACATCAGCAACATATTCATGGTTTAAATTTTGCGATTTCAAGACAGTTTCCAACATATACATACGCACCCGTTAAGCTTCCATTGGCCTCGAATCACACCATACAACAAATCCCGATCACCGCATGTTGGCCTGCCGTTGATTTGGTTGTAAGAACACATCACACTAGCAACATTTCCATCTAGAACACAGCTCTTGAACGGGGGATTGTACGTATCATCAAGATCTTGCTGTGACACCTGATTTATTAATCAGGAAAAGTATATCTTACATCTCAAAAACCCGGAAAACATCAAATCAAAGTAACAAAAAATTTAGTCCATCCTACCATAGCATTGAAATTGTATCTCCGGAATCCTTTCCAATCATCGAGATCATAAGCAGTGTAATGCTTACAGCAAGCTGCGATTTTGAGCTTCTCTTTATTGCCATCATCTCGTTGTTGCAAGCCTCTCACATACGCCGCTCCGTATCTGCTGGACAGAAGAGGGTCCTCTCCGGGAGTTTCTTGGCCTCTCCCCCACCTAGGGTCACGATATATGTTGATATTTGGGGACCAAAATGTCAACCCGGCCAATCCCTCATTGTACATTGCTCTGGCCTCGGTCGAAACCGCCTacaaatatcaaatattttcaAGACGTAGCAGGAACTTTCCATCAATCCCACATCATTTCtggtatcaatttattttaatatgttttaCTCCATGTTTTTACAGGCCATCTTCACCAAGTTTACATAAAAGATCATACAAATAACACCTTCTAGTGTATTATATAAATGAAGAGTCACAAATTACACCATCTTCTGTTAACCAGTCTCGAACGGATCAAATTCATTTTCAAGGTCAAGCTTATCTTTTCACTAGTCAAAGATTAAAGCAAGAAGGTAAGGTAAAGTGATAAGATAATTAAGATTTCAATAATGTGGAATCTACCTACTTTGCAAAAGTAACTAAAAATAATTGGTGCTTTAAACTCTAATACTTTATTGTCAGGATCTGATTATCTACATAACAACATCAGTAACATATCATCATACCTAGGCTGAGTAGTGTActacaaaatttgaaaatatccaAAATTCAAGTGTAAATACAAATATTAGAACTTGGATATTCTTGAATTCAAGGGGTAAGAGTAAAAGCGAAAGATATATCTAAATTCATTTAGGGCTACAGGAAACAATGCAAGTGAAAACTTGGCAAATGACGAATCACAGATGCATAAATTTAGTCCACTACCCCTACCAGAACAAACTAAACCCGTCAGTTTCATAATTGCACAAAATCTTGCAGTGAATAAGAAGCCATTGATACAGAAGATAAATACGTCTGCGCCTTCTCCTAAAACAATCTTCCTGGAACCAAGAATCCACAGAGAAAGAACtcaaatatcataaaattcttTGAAAACGAACTCAAAACAAATTAATACACTGGAGGGACGTTCCTATTCAGCAGAACAACAAAAATACAACAAAGATAGCCTAAAAAACATGAAGATACTTAGAGAAAGATGGAATCTGAAACATTGAATGATACACATTACCTTTCCAATGGCTTCATAGAGGGATACATTAAAAGTTGCTGCAGTGAGAATGACCTGAGGGAAGCTAGTGGCCCCCGGAACCGGGCCCATAAACTTGCTTCCCGGCCCGATGAACGAAATTCCATGTAAAATCTCAGACCACCATTCGTAATTCGGGATCCCAAGCCTACTCACTCCTTTTGCAGTATTCACTATCCACCCAATCTTCTCCTGCAGCGTGAGCCTTTTCACCAAATCATCAACTCGGGTTTTCACATCCAACGACGTATCACAGAACCTGAATTTCTCCAGCCCTGGATTTCCAGCAATGTCGCAGGCGAATGCGGGCTTTTTCTGAGCAAAAACGGGCCTGAAATTCGACAGGATGACGCATAGTATGAAGAAACATAGGAAAGCGGCAAGCTTTGCAGTGGCCATCGATTTGCTGTGACAGAATTCCTTGAGAAGTGAGATTTATAGAGATTAAATGCAAGATGATGTGCACAGTAAACACGTTGTACTCTGGCAACCCGTGATGGATAACTGCAGGGTAATTTCAGGCCCCATTTGCTGGCACGTTGTTTTACATAGAATCTCAGGTCCCGCCAATGAAATTCCAAGGATTTTGTAGAAAAAGAGCTGTTAAAACTTGAAAGATTTCAGTAAAAATAATTCTGAAgtgagtgttttttttttattgcaaTGGTGAAAATGGAACGGTGATCCATACAGTTGCGGTGTGTGCGTGTTTTACTTGTAATGGTCATTATCCACATCCACCTTAAAGTGTGGTTGGTTCTCTCCGGGAACATGCTGCtccattttttaaattaaaattagtaaCATTTTTAcacaataatataaaatatgatttttatatactactttttatataattaaaaaactaGTGTTTATAAAGGACTCATTTAGCATCCGACGGTCATCTACCGTTTTGATTTTTAGATTTACCTCGTTCCCTTAATGTAACACTAGTGCACCTgagttttatttgtttttttgctGAAGAAAATGTCATAGTCTCTATTCATATATTTTCATATCAATTTGTGAAGAGTTTCGGTCTTTTCTGATGCGACAAATACAAAGTTACCATGGCACACTACACAACTGTGATTAACAATTTTACATGAATTTATATTCTTGAAATCTCTACTGTTTTACTTATTTTATGAAGACTTGTAtgacattaaaaaatttattttctttttatctctGACATTTTTGCCCGTGTAACTTTTTTATTACTCTGATGCTGCAGTGGACCAAACTTATTATTGAGAAAATCGACAATTTAGACAAAAATGGAATTCTGATGTTGGGATCAACAGTTTGGTGGATGCAATGCAATGGACATGTCCGAGGTGCGAATGGGTGCTGTATCAAAAATCCAGGATCAGTTAAAGGTGCTGAGCTTGTTGCCATTCGTTGTGCAATGGATTTTGCCGGAATCTTGGCCTTGTTAATGTGTGTATTTTCGAATTCcatggaagcaatcagaatggtGTTTGTCCTAGTTGGTTTATTACCATTTTATATCAAGATTTACTAAATTATTGAAAGATATGTTTttgctcaaaaaaaaaaaagccactctcttagttttttttactTTTGATCTCATTAAATTATCAAAAAGTAAGAACAATTGTTACGCATCAAAACGATTATTACACGATATATgtacacacactaattttcaaaattacgCCGGAGTAATTTTTTTCTACCAGTTTTATATTCCAAATTTTATTTcgttatgttttattttttcataaaaaaagaGTATCAAAGAGATTGAACTCTTGGGGGAAAATTTTGATTTGTTGCATAGATTAATATTTTCTGGTTTgaatttttgagaaaaataaactCATTCTAATTGGATGAATATTTACTCCAATGGTGGCTGAAACTTTGAGCATGAGAGAGGCACTGAGTTGTCTAAAGGACTTGAAAATGGAAAAAGTGATAGCTGAATCTGATGCCCAGCTattaataattgaatattttaaaactaCCATCTTGAACTTTTGTTTTTGTGTATAGATCAATGAATCAGACAATTCATCCTCTTGTTCGGTAGACTGTTTGTAGACAAAAATTTgcgtgaaacggtctcacaggtcgtattttgtgagacgtatctcttatttggatcatccatgaaaaaatattattttttatgctaagagtattattttttactgtgatatcggtaggattgacccgtatcacagataaagattcgtgagaccatctcatcaGAGAGGACCACACTCCTGCTCTGGTTTCCACTTTAATTTCTCCATATTAATAATATGCTCTATAATgatactaataataataataaaagggaaggaaaataaaattcaatctACCTTTCTAGGAATAATCAAGATTTTGGAATCAGTTGGgccaaaatataaatattttatggtgaaaaaataaaatatttctacaatttttgaattctctctttcttttttctgTCTGCCAACTTTACCCAATTATCATTTTTCAAGAAAGTTTGAGTTTTATCCAAAATAATGGAATTGCATTATTTAAGTAAAAGGATTCGGGCAGGCTGTGGTTGGTCGATGAGCTGACCGTTAATCATTCTgccttcttttcttttttataaAAGCTACCCGTCTCACCAAACTTAGAGTCCTTGCCATAAATTTACATATTTGATTTATCATTATTAATTTcacattaattttatttcataaccgatctcatgaatctttatatgtgatatGGATCAACcctaacgatattcacaataaaattaatatttttagtataaaaagtaataatttttcatggatgacccacataagatatccgtctcacaaaatacgacccgtgagaccgtctcacacaagtttttgctttatATAAATACCACATcagtattattaatatttaattttttatttctaaaaAATGTTATCTCATTTTATTTGCTTCAaagcatttttttttaaaataattcccAAAAACATTTAATTTAATACCGAATAATACCTTTTTTCGTCGAGTATATAAAtgatttcttttcaaaattttattgatttataatttctACAATTTTTGATGTAATAGAATTTATGAATAATAAGTATTTTTGGTTTAATTTGTTTCCACACATTTTAGCTAATTACTCGAtcattatatttataataaaataagaaaCTGACAATTGTGCAACTTGCACTTCTCACGGGTCATCATCATCAGTTATCCCATTTCCTGCATTCTGAATTCTCCCTCACTTTGAGATCGGGATTTAGCCCAAGTGATCTCACTAGTGGTTtaagaaatatatataaaaaacaaaTTTCTCCCTCACTTTtttcgtaaaaataaaaaaaaggaaaaataattataaattggttttttgaaaaaaaaaaatgtttgattTTATTTAGATTATTTCGTGGATTTTGTTATGTGGTGGGAAAAACTTTGCATAgataatgaaaatttaattttgttaaaagAGAAAAATTATACATCAAAATAGAAAATTGTCCATTTAAATAATGAACTTTTTTGTAATAGTCATGTAAGTTGGTATATATTTGACTTTTGGTACGTAGACAGATGAATGTGGGTATgtgtagggatgtaaacgaaccaaatcgttggtgagctattcgaag from the Primulina tabacum isolate GXHZ01 chromosome 8, ASM2559414v2, whole genome shotgun sequence genome contains:
- the LOC142554008 gene encoding beta-xylosidase/alpha-L-arabinofuranosidase 2-like; translated protein: MATAKLAAFLCFFILCVILSNFRPVFAQKKPAFACDIAGNPGLEKFRFCDTSLDVKTRVDDLVKRLTLQEKIGWIVNTAKGVSRLGIPNYEWWSEILHGISFIGPGSKFMGPVPGATSFPQVILTAATFNVSLYEAIGKAVSTEARAMYNEGLAGLTFWSPNINIYRDPRWGRGQETPGEDPLLSSRYGAAYVRGLQQRDDGNKEKLKIAACCKHYTAYDLDDWKGFRRYNFNAMVSQQDLDDTYNPPFKSCVLDGNVASVMCSYNQINGRPTCGDRDLLYGVIRGQWKLNGYIVTDCDSIHEMFNAQRFRKTPEETAALALNAGLDLNCGSSLTNFTQGAVDRGLVNETVISRAVSNNFATMMRLGFFDGNPKNHLYGNLGAKDICTTATREFAREVARQGFVLLKNTKGSLPLSSTVKNLVVIGPNAAATEAMLGSYFGVPCKYMSPLEAIKASVSTVLYQPGCADVWCATPKVEDAKKIASEANAVVLIMGLDQNIEREALDRMNVTLPGQQELLITEVAKVSKGPVILVIMSGGSLDIQFAKDNPKVSSILWVGYPGEAGGAAIADVIFGLCNPGGRLPMTWYPQSYVDKVNMTNMNFRPNPATGFPGRTYRFYKGKTVYPFGYGLSYSAFSHHLVEAPEFMTMPLEEAHVCRTSTCKSIDAVDHNCNNLAFDIHLGVKNTGKFSGSHTVLLFSSPPELHNAPQKQLIGFEKLHLMPQEDGVVRFNIDVCKHLSVVDESGKWKVALGQHMLHVGSLKHPLNVRI